One genomic region from Spirosoma sp. KCTC 42546 encodes:
- a CDS encoding EVE domain-containing protein, whose amino-acid sequence MNYWLVKSEPDVYGWHHFIEQGRAVWDGVRNYQARNNLKAMQLGDQVLFYHSVKNIGVVGLAKVVKEAYPDPTSPDDVRWVVIELEPVMALEIPVSLTQIKAEPLLANLSLIRQSRLSVMPVRSDEFELILKMGQSMSA is encoded by the coding sequence ATGAATTACTGGCTTGTAAAGTCCGAACCCGATGTATACGGGTGGCATCATTTTATTGAACAGGGGCGTGCTGTCTGGGATGGCGTTCGTAACTACCAGGCCCGGAATAACCTGAAAGCCATGCAACTGGGCGATCAGGTGCTGTTTTACCATAGTGTCAAGAACATTGGTGTTGTTGGACTGGCAAAGGTGGTTAAAGAGGCCTATCCTGATCCAACTTCACCTGATGATGTACGCTGGGTTGTCATTGAATTAGAGCCTGTAATGGCGTTAGAAATTCCGGTCTCACTGACTCAGATAAAAGCCGAGCCATTATTGGCAAATCTCAGCCTTATCAGACAATCCCGTTTATCGGTCATGCCCGTTCGATCCGATGAATTTGAGTTAATTCTAAAAATGGGACAGTCAATGAGTGCATAG
- the rpmI gene encoding 50S ribosomal protein L35, with amino-acid sequence MPKVKTNSAAKKRFKLTGTGKIKRKHAFHSHILTKKSTKQKRNLVHDTTVAAPDERRIKALLNV; translated from the coding sequence ATGCCAAAAGTAAAAACCAATTCGGCGGCCAAGAAGCGTTTCAAGCTGACCGGCACCGGAAAAATCAAGCGGAAGCATGCCTTCCACAGTCATATCCTGACAAAAAAATCAACCAAGCAGAAGCGCAATTTAGTGCATGATACGACGGTTGCTGCTCCTGACGAACGTCGCATCAAAGCGCTGCTGAACGTTTAA
- the infC gene encoding translation initiation factor IF-3, which produces MALPQRRPPRRVVEEPYKVNERILVREVRVVGENVEQGIYDINKAQAMAKAQNLDLVEVSPNAVPPVCRIVDYSKFKYEQKKKQKEIKANATKVVIKEIRFGPNTDDHDFEFKLKHAINFLKEGAKVKAYVQFVGRAIVFKDRGFQLLERFSKGLEDYGKIESEPKLEGKRMSMFLSPKVVVPKK; this is translated from the coding sequence ATGGCATTACCCCAGCGCAGACCACCCCGTCGCGTGGTTGAAGAACCCTACAAAGTCAATGAACGCATCCTCGTCCGCGAAGTTCGGGTGGTTGGTGAAAATGTAGAGCAGGGAATCTACGACATAAATAAAGCCCAGGCGATGGCCAAGGCGCAAAACCTCGACCTGGTTGAGGTCTCGCCCAATGCTGTGCCGCCTGTTTGCCGTATCGTGGACTACTCCAAGTTCAAATACGAGCAGAAGAAAAAGCAGAAAGAAATCAAGGCGAATGCGACGAAAGTCGTTATCAAAGAGATTCGATTCGGCCCCAATACCGATGATCACGACTTTGAGTTCAAGCTTAAACACGCCATTAACTTCCTGAAAGAAGGTGCCAAAGTAAAAGCCTACGTACAGTTTGTAGGCCGGGCTATTGTCTTTAAAGACCGCGGATTTCAATTGCTGGAACGTTTTTCCAAAGGATTGGAAGACTATGGTAAGATTGAATCTGAACCCAAACTTGAAGGCAAACGGATGAGTATGTTCCTATCACCGAAAGTGGTAGTTCCTAAAAAATAA
- the rplT gene encoding 50S ribosomal protein L20, producing the protein MPRSVNHVASRARRKKVMKLAKGYFGRRKNVWTVAKNAVEKGLGYSYRDRRAKKRDFRGLWIQRINAGARINGLSYSALMGALNKSGIELNRKVLADLAMNHPEAFAAVVAQVK; encoded by the coding sequence ATGCCACGTTCCGTCAATCACGTTGCCTCACGGGCGCGTAGGAAAAAAGTAATGAAGCTGGCCAAAGGTTATTTTGGTCGGCGTAAAAATGTTTGGACAGTTGCGAAAAACGCTGTCGAAAAAGGTTTAGGCTACTCGTACCGTGACCGTCGCGCTAAAAAACGCGATTTCCGTGGTCTCTGGATTCAGCGGATCAACGCTGGTGCCCGGATTAACGGGTTATCATACTCGGCCCTGATGGGTGCTCTGAACAAATCAGGTATCGAACTCAACCGTAAAGTATTGGCCGATCTGGCCATGAACCATCCGGAAGCTTTTGCTGCTGTTGTGGCACAGGTAAAGTAA
- a CDS encoding DUF421 domain-containing protein: MHFIALMMIDLKTVFLADLDWSLALQIVLRTLFMFSVILIFLRLSGKKGVSQLSIFEVAIIIGLGSAAGDPMANPDNAIVPALIVFATILLFYRCITWMASRNEQFETLLEGDPVYVIEEGVFVLDSGENTFAKDEFFAEMRQQNIEHLGQVQTAILETNGNLSFFYYADEDVQPGLPVLPKLYHKKSSSLSQGGQYACTTCGQIEQITASHHTCPRCQQTEWVQAVQTQRRT, translated from the coding sequence ATGCACTTTATCGCCCTTATGATGATTGATCTCAAAACCGTGTTCTTGGCTGATTTAGACTGGAGTTTAGCTCTACAAATTGTTCTGCGAACCTTATTCATGTTTTCAGTCATTCTAATTTTCTTACGGCTCTCAGGCAAAAAAGGGGTTAGCCAGTTGTCAATCTTTGAGGTCGCTATTATCATTGGGCTGGGTTCGGCTGCAGGCGATCCGATGGCCAATCCAGATAATGCCATTGTACCCGCCCTGATAGTCTTTGCCACTATTCTACTATTTTATCGGTGCATCACCTGGATGGCCTCCCGAAACGAACAGTTTGAAACCTTGTTGGAAGGCGATCCGGTCTATGTGATCGAGGAGGGTGTCTTTGTCTTGGATTCGGGGGAGAATACATTTGCCAAGGACGAGTTTTTTGCTGAGATGCGACAACAGAACATTGAGCACCTGGGGCAGGTACAAACCGCTATTCTAGAAACGAACGGGAATCTTAGTTTTTTTTACTACGCCGACGAAGACGTCCAGCCGGGTTTACCAGTGCTGCCCAAACTGTACCACAAAAAAAGCAGCTCATTAAGTCAAGGGGGACAATATGCCTGTACAACTTGCGGCCAGATCGAGCAGATAACAGCTAGTCATCATACGTGTCCGCGCTGTCAGCAAACGGAATGGGTCCAAGCTGTTCAGACCCAGCGCAGAACTTAG
- a CDS encoding nuclease A inhibitor family protein, giving the protein MTNQDPKSSAPESENIVFTEQAKPLLTDLLYPSESDEPIDMVTCYLKQDEPLTVSQIKDWQMLPPSVYVEEIPEADFWEPVITEQDWYGDDEKTRTASFQKLHKLVQDTLTVRQVFRVGESEMDVYLLGRQSDGERAGLKTKMVQT; this is encoded by the coding sequence ATGACGAACCAAGACCCGAAAAGTAGCGCTCCTGAATCAGAAAATATAGTGTTTACAGAACAAGCCAAACCATTACTTACGGATTTACTCTATCCCAGCGAATCCGACGAACCTATTGATATGGTAACCTGCTACTTGAAGCAGGATGAACCACTAACAGTAAGTCAGATTAAAGATTGGCAGATGTTACCCCCATCGGTGTATGTCGAAGAAATACCTGAGGCCGACTTTTGGGAACCCGTCATTACGGAACAGGATTGGTATGGCGACGACGAGAAAACACGCACAGCCAGCTTTCAGAAACTACACAAGCTAGTACAGGACACATTAACCGTTCGGCAGGTGTTTCGGGTGGGCGAGTCAGAAATGGATGTCTACCTACTTGGCCGTCAGAGCGACGGCGAACGGGCAGGCTTAAAAACGAAGATGGTGCAGACGTAG
- the thrS gene encoding threonine--tRNA ligase: MIAQDEQIRVTLPDGSVRQYPKGSTGLDIATQISEGLARNVLAAKVNGVVQDATRPIEEDATIQLLTWNDADGKATFWHSSAHLLAEALESLYPGTKFGIGPAIETGFYYDVDLGGQPFSQEDFKKVEDKMLELARQKQQYIRKPMSKAEAVAYFEEKGDPYKLDLLEGLEDGSITFYTQGDFTDLCRGPHIPNTGFIKAVKLMNVAGAYWRGNEKNKQLTRIYAVTYPKQKELDDYLYLLEEAKKRDHRKLGKELELFAFSEKVGAGLPLWLPKGTMLRERLENFLRKAQSRAGYLQVVTPHIGSKQLYVTSGHWEKYGEDSFQPIKTPDPNEEFLLKPMNCPHHCEIYKTKPRSYRDLPLRLAEFGTVYRYEQSGELHGLTRVRGFTQDDAHIFCRPDQVKEEFMKVIDLVLYVFKSLGFSDYSAQISLRDPENNTKYIGSDDLWEKAESAIIEAAAEKGLPTVTELGEAAFYGPKLDFMVRDALGRKWQLGTIQVDYNLPNRFELEYIGADNQKHRPVMIHRAPFGSMERFIAILIENSGGNFPLWLSPDQIAILPISEKYEDYANDLYFSLQEQDIRGFVDLRDEKIGRKIRDAEVNKVPYMLIVGEKEAADGKVSVRRKGQGDLGSMSVDEFVKTFQAEVKM; this comes from the coding sequence ATGATTGCGCAGGACGAACAAATCCGCGTGACGCTGCCAGATGGCAGCGTTCGACAGTATCCCAAAGGGAGCACCGGGCTGGATATTGCCACTCAAATTAGTGAAGGACTGGCCCGTAATGTGCTGGCTGCCAAAGTGAACGGCGTTGTTCAGGATGCTACGCGCCCTATTGAGGAGGATGCTACGATCCAACTCCTGACGTGGAATGATGCTGATGGTAAAGCTACCTTCTGGCACTCATCGGCTCACTTGCTGGCCGAAGCGCTGGAGAGCCTGTACCCAGGTACAAAGTTCGGTATTGGACCCGCCATCGAAACGGGATTTTACTATGACGTTGACCTGGGTGGACAGCCGTTTTCGCAGGAAGACTTTAAAAAGGTAGAAGATAAAATGCTGGAACTGGCTCGTCAGAAACAGCAGTACATCCGAAAACCAATGAGCAAAGCTGAGGCTGTTGCTTACTTTGAGGAGAAAGGTGACCCCTATAAACTCGATTTGCTCGAAGGGCTGGAGGATGGTAGCATCACCTTTTATACGCAGGGTGATTTTACGGATCTGTGCCGGGGACCCCATATACCTAACACGGGTTTTATAAAAGCGGTTAAATTGATGAACGTGGCTGGGGCCTACTGGCGCGGCAACGAAAAAAATAAGCAGTTAACGCGTATTTACGCCGTTACTTACCCGAAACAGAAAGAACTCGACGATTACCTGTATTTGCTCGAGGAAGCTAAAAAACGCGACCATCGTAAACTGGGTAAAGAACTGGAGTTGTTCGCGTTCTCGGAGAAAGTAGGAGCGGGGTTACCCTTGTGGTTACCAAAAGGTACTATGTTGCGCGAACGACTGGAAAATTTTCTTCGGAAAGCGCAGTCGAGGGCGGGTTATTTACAAGTTGTAACGCCCCATATTGGCAGCAAGCAATTGTACGTTACATCGGGTCACTGGGAGAAATACGGTGAAGATTCATTCCAGCCGATCAAGACGCCTGATCCGAATGAAGAGTTCCTGCTGAAACCCATGAACTGCCCGCACCACTGCGAGATTTACAAAACGAAACCACGTTCCTACCGCGACCTGCCCTTGCGGCTGGCCGAATTTGGTACCGTGTATCGCTATGAGCAATCGGGCGAGTTACACGGGCTCACGCGTGTTCGGGGATTCACCCAGGATGATGCCCATATCTTCTGCCGCCCCGATCAGGTGAAAGAAGAGTTCATGAAAGTGATCGATCTGGTACTGTACGTTTTCAAATCACTCGGGTTTTCTGATTATAGTGCCCAGATATCCCTGCGTGATCCGGAGAACAATACCAAGTACATCGGTTCCGACGATTTGTGGGAAAAAGCTGAATCCGCCATTATTGAAGCTGCGGCTGAAAAAGGACTGCCAACCGTCACGGAATTAGGGGAAGCGGCCTTTTACGGCCCCAAGCTTGATTTCATGGTACGCGATGCATTGGGCCGGAAATGGCAACTGGGAACAATTCAGGTCGATTATAACCTGCCAAATCGCTTTGAACTGGAATATATTGGTGCAGACAACCAGAAACACCGTCCGGTTATGATTCACCGGGCACCGTTTGGCTCGATGGAACGATTTATTGCGATCCTGATTGAGAACTCAGGTGGTAATTTCCCACTCTGGCTTTCGCCCGATCAAATCGCGATTTTGCCGATTTCTGAAAAGTACGAAGACTACGCCAACGATCTGTATTTCAGCTTGCAGGAGCAGGATATTCGCGGTTTTGTCGACTTGCGTGACGAGAAGATTGGCCGTAAAATTCGGGATGCCGAAGTGAATAAAGTACCTTATATGCTCATTGTTGGCGAGAAAGAAGCGGCTGATGGCAAAGTGTCTGTCCGCCGGAAAGGCCAGGGCGACCTGGGTAGTATGAGCGTAGACGAATTCGTAAAAACGTTTCAGGCGGAAGTGAAGATGTGA
- a CDS encoding class I SAM-dependent methyltransferase: MAAIQVITPAPWPEYELIDSGNFQKLERFGDFILARPEPQAIWDKSLSDQEWERQAHASFRRDRQSPERGDWQTKPEMRDPWFVSFRQEGLSLKFKLALTTFKHVGLFPEQADNWAYIHKKVTALKANVARPKVLNLFAYTGGASLAARQAGADVTHVDAVKPVISWARENMDYSELDNIRWVVEDAVKFVRREVRRGNHYNGIILDPPAYGRGPDGEKWVLEEQINDLLKSCADLLDRSDFFFIINLYSLGFSSLILDNLMQPLFGTIEGTEWGELVVDDQAQKRLPLGVFYRFASTL, encoded by the coding sequence ATGGCAGCTATTCAAGTAATTACGCCCGCACCCTGGCCGGAATATGAACTGATCGACTCTGGAAATTTTCAGAAGCTGGAACGGTTCGGCGATTTTATTCTGGCCCGACCCGAACCGCAGGCTATTTGGGATAAATCACTATCTGATCAGGAATGGGAACGTCAGGCTCATGCCAGCTTTCGCCGTGACCGCCAATCGCCGGAACGGGGTGACTGGCAAACCAAACCCGAGATGCGAGATCCCTGGTTCGTGTCTTTCCGCCAGGAGGGATTAAGTCTGAAATTTAAACTTGCGCTGACAACCTTCAAGCACGTTGGACTGTTTCCCGAACAGGCCGATAACTGGGCTTATATCCATAAGAAAGTAACGGCACTAAAGGCTAACGTTGCTCGACCCAAAGTGCTGAACCTGTTTGCGTATACAGGTGGGGCATCGCTGGCCGCTCGTCAGGCCGGGGCCGACGTAACCCACGTTGATGCCGTAAAACCCGTCATTAGCTGGGCACGTGAAAATATGGACTACAGCGAGCTGGATAACATCCGCTGGGTAGTAGAGGATGCGGTGAAGTTTGTTCGGCGGGAGGTTCGTAGGGGAAATCACTACAATGGTATTATCCTTGATCCGCCAGCTTATGGCCGCGGACCCGATGGCGAAAAATGGGTGCTTGAAGAACAGATCAATGATCTGCTTAAATCCTGTGCCGATCTGCTCGACCGTTCCGATTTTTTCTTTATCATCAATCTCTATTCTCTGGGGTTCTCATCGCTCATTCTGGACAATCTGATGCAGCCCTTGTTTGGCACTATTGAGGGTACAGAATGGGGCGAATTAGTCGTTGACGACCAGGCCCAAAAACGGCTACCTTTGGGGGTATTTTATCGGTTCGCGTCAACACTATGA
- a CDS encoding DinB family protein, with product MVPNDELIRIIDLLNTTYEGEEAWHGPSVVDVLRGVTPDMAGQRIAPNTHSIAELVFHMTSWRIFCVKKMQGDETFDITTPDKNFGALPDKIDDFEWEALEMELSLSQEELINELDKRDDDEFLEDIVPGRDYTYYDMLHGIINHDMYHTGQIMILRKALSFKSAGSRFADDDIDEYGSPFGNSHEHDDYY from the coding sequence ATGGTACCAAACGACGAACTGATCCGCATCATTGACCTTCTGAATACGACATATGAAGGCGAGGAAGCCTGGCATGGCCCATCGGTAGTTGATGTGTTGCGGGGCGTTACGCCCGATATGGCCGGACAGCGGATTGCACCGAATACGCACAGTATTGCCGAACTCGTCTTTCACATGACCAGCTGGCGAATATTCTGTGTTAAAAAGATGCAGGGCGATGAGACGTTTGATATTACGACTCCTGACAAAAATTTTGGTGCCCTTCCCGATAAAATTGATGATTTCGAGTGGGAAGCCCTCGAAATGGAACTGAGCCTGAGCCAGGAAGAACTTATTAACGAACTCGACAAACGAGACGATGATGAGTTCCTGGAAGATATTGTTCCGGGTCGGGATTATACATATTATGACATGCTGCATGGCATTATCAACCACGATATGTACCACACTGGCCAGATTATGATTCTCCGGAAAGCGTTGTCGTTTAAAAGCGCTGGCTCGCGTTTTGCGGATGATGATATTGATGAATATGGCTCCCCCTTCGGCAACAGCCACGAACACGACGATTATTATTGA
- the dnaK gene encoding molecular chaperone DnaK translates to MGKIIGIDLGTTNSCVAVMEGNEPVVIPNSEGARTTPSVVAFMDNGNGERKVGAPAKRQAITNPKHTISSIKRFMGKRFGEVTNEIKNVAYDVENGPNGTPRVRIGDRQYTPQELSALILQKMKQTAEDYLGQTVTEAVITVPAYFNDAERQATKEAGAIAGLDVKRIINEPTAAALAYGLDKTNHDQKIAVFDLGGGTFDISILELGDGVFEVKSTDGDTHLGGDDFDQVIINWLADEFKKDEGIDLRQDPMALQRLKEAAEKAKVELSSSNSTEINLPYIMPVNGIPKHLVRTLSRAKFEQLSDSLIQRSLEPCRRALKNSGLSASQIDEVILVGGSTRIPKVQEEVEKLFGRKPSKAVNPDEAVAIGAAIQGGVLTGEVKDVLLLDVIPLSLGIETMGGVFTKMVDANTTIPSKKVETYSTASDNQPSVEINILQGERPMAAQNRQLGRFILSDIPPAPRGVPQIEVTFDVDANGILHVTAKDKGTGKEQKIRIEASSGLTEAEINRMREEAKANEAADKAEREKIEKVNAADSMIFQTEKQLKEYGDKLSEGNKSAIEAALTTLRSAHASRDAAAIDTALEGLNAAWATASQEMYNATNGAGANPTDGAGFGGNGDGAGQGQPAGDNVSDVPYEEVK, encoded by the coding sequence ATGGGAAAAATTATTGGTATTGACTTAGGCACCACGAACTCGTGCGTGGCCGTAATGGAAGGCAACGAGCCGGTTGTGATCCCCAACTCCGAAGGAGCCCGCACAACCCCATCGGTTGTTGCGTTTATGGATAACGGCAACGGCGAACGCAAAGTAGGCGCTCCCGCCAAACGTCAGGCCATCACCAACCCGAAACATACGATTTCCTCCATTAAGCGTTTCATGGGTAAACGCTTTGGTGAGGTTACCAACGAAATTAAAAACGTTGCTTACGACGTTGAGAACGGCCCGAACGGAACGCCCCGCGTTCGTATCGGCGATCGTCAATATACACCACAGGAACTTTCGGCCCTGATTCTGCAAAAGATGAAGCAGACGGCCGAAGATTATCTTGGCCAAACCGTAACAGAAGCCGTTATTACGGTACCTGCTTACTTCAATGATGCCGAGCGTCAGGCCACGAAAGAAGCGGGCGCTATTGCCGGTCTCGATGTAAAACGGATTATCAACGAGCCAACCGCAGCCGCGCTGGCGTACGGTCTGGACAAAACAAATCACGATCAGAAAATCGCTGTATTTGACCTGGGTGGTGGTACGTTCGATATTTCGATCCTGGAACTTGGTGATGGCGTGTTTGAAGTAAAATCGACCGATGGGGATACTCATTTGGGTGGTGACGACTTCGATCAGGTAATCATCAACTGGCTTGCCGACGAATTCAAGAAAGACGAAGGTATTGACCTGCGTCAGGACCCAATGGCCCTGCAACGCCTGAAAGAAGCGGCCGAAAAAGCAAAAGTTGAACTGTCCAGCTCGAACTCGACGGAAATCAACCTGCCGTATATCATGCCGGTAAATGGGATTCCAAAACACCTGGTGCGGACACTGAGCCGGGCGAAATTCGAACAACTATCTGATTCGCTGATTCAGCGGAGTTTGGAACCTTGCCGTCGTGCCCTGAAAAACTCAGGTTTGTCGGCTAGCCAGATTGACGAAGTCATTCTGGTGGGTGGTTCTACCCGGATTCCGAAAGTGCAGGAAGAGGTTGAAAAACTATTCGGTCGGAAGCCTTCGAAAGCCGTTAACCCCGATGAAGCCGTAGCCATTGGTGCTGCTATTCAGGGTGGTGTATTAACGGGTGAAGTAAAAGACGTTCTGTTGCTCGACGTTATCCCACTCTCGCTGGGTATTGAAACGATGGGTGGCGTATTTACCAAAATGGTAGATGCCAACACGACGATCCCGAGCAAGAAAGTGGAAACCTACTCGACGGCATCGGACAACCAGCCGAGCGTTGAAATCAATATCCTGCAGGGTGAGCGCCCAATGGCAGCTCAAAACCGTCAATTAGGCCGGTTCATCCTGTCCGATATTCCACCTGCGCCCCGTGGTGTTCCTCAAATTGAAGTGACATTCGACGTAGATGCCAACGGTATTCTGCACGTAACGGCCAAAGATAAAGGCACGGGTAAAGAACAGAAGATCCGGATTGAAGCCTCAAGCGGTCTGACCGAAGCGGAGATTAACCGGATGCGTGAAGAAGCCAAAGCCAACGAAGCTGCCGATAAAGCGGAACGCGAGAAAATTGAGAAAGTCAATGCGGCTGACTCGATGATCTTCCAGACCGAGAAGCAACTGAAAGAATATGGCGACAAACTGTCGGAAGGCAACAAGTCGGCCATTGAAGCGGCTCTGACGACACTCCGCAGTGCTCATGCTTCTCGTGATGCAGCCGCCATCGACACCGCACTCGAAGGCCTGAATGCTGCCTGGGCAACGGCTTCGCAGGAAATGTATAACGCCACCAATGGGGCAGGTGCTAACCCAACCGATGGCGCCGGTTTCGGCGGAAACGGCGATGGTGCCGGACAAGGCCAACCCGCCGGCGATAATGTCTCGGATGTGCCGTATGAAGAAGTGAAGTAG
- a CDS encoding tetratricopeptide repeat protein gives MFACSDDNRQTAHIPDFPKSDDSSRTEGALRALTRAINQSSSSSAYAKRAVILLAMGRVSDALADIDEAINRNDNIGSFYLTRAQILRALQQPDKALQNAQRAEILGVDTPELYTLEGDLLQQQNQFDKAKLYVAKALQMAPYDGEAYFFNGLMAARQGDTAQALVLYEQSLRLKPRYLETYNQLASVYRTLGDLNSALVYNEQALRYFPNNPKLYYGRGMIYHTEGKLDSAMVYYLQTIKLQPTYYQVYFQMGLINQKYRNYYSALANYQRVLELRPQFPRIDTYIGYCHEQLGQYEQAIAAYTKATTQNATDQQAVAGLWRSQRRQYAQNSYNSLFLPDTTAKPLTPTRSRAVLDTTRVHISTIQPRARVTTNASDSLKRTVKPIGQN, from the coding sequence TTGTTCGCCTGTAGTGACGATAATCGGCAAACGGCACATATTCCTGATTTCCCCAAGTCGGATGACAGCAGCCGGACGGAAGGAGCATTGCGTGCCTTGACCCGGGCAATTAATCAGTCCTCCTCGTCGTCGGCCTATGCCAAACGAGCTGTTATTCTACTGGCTATGGGGCGTGTAAGCGATGCATTGGCTGATATTGATGAAGCGATCAATCGCAATGACAATATCGGGTCGTTCTACCTAACCCGTGCCCAAATTTTACGGGCGTTGCAGCAACCGGACAAAGCACTTCAAAATGCTCAGCGTGCTGAAATTCTAGGTGTCGATACCCCGGAGTTGTATACGCTGGAAGGTGATTTACTCCAACAGCAAAACCAGTTCGATAAAGCAAAACTGTATGTTGCCAAGGCCCTGCAAATGGCTCCTTACGACGGAGAAGCTTATTTTTTCAACGGACTTATGGCCGCTCGCCAGGGCGATACCGCGCAGGCACTCGTACTGTATGAGCAGTCATTACGACTAAAGCCGCGCTATCTGGAGACCTATAATCAACTGGCATCCGTTTACCGAACGTTGGGTGATCTGAATTCAGCTCTGGTTTACAATGAACAGGCCTTGCGTTACTTCCCTAACAATCCCAAGCTCTATTATGGACGGGGAATGATCTACCATACAGAAGGGAAGCTCGATAGCGCCATGGTCTATTATCTGCAGACGATAAAACTGCAACCAACTTATTATCAGGTGTACTTTCAGATGGGGCTGATCAATCAGAAATACCGGAATTATTATTCGGCACTCGCTAATTATCAGCGCGTTCTGGAGCTACGGCCCCAATTTCCTCGAATTGATACCTACATCGGCTATTGCCACGAACAGTTGGGGCAGTACGAACAGGCCATTGCCGCCTATACTAAAGCGACCACGCAAAATGCAACGGATCAACAGGCGGTTGCGGGTTTATGGCGATCGCAGCGAAGACAATACGCACAAAATTCATATAACTCCTTATTTTTGCCGGATACCACTGCCAAACCACTGACTCCAACCCGAAGTCGGGCCGTGCTCGATACGACACGCGTTCATATTTCGACGATTCAGCCGAGGGCACGCGTAACCACCAATGCCAGCGATTCGCTCAAACGAACCGTGAAACCGATTGGACAGAATTAG
- a CDS encoding capsule assembly Wzi family protein → MIPFSTTRLLFPCLLWVSFCYGQVDKPLRYRTEVGTYFATSGQTPFWLRANQYGIVPKDQAFLTLRQGLRVDYHDSPKTKLDSLRAANRRIDWGWGAEAVLNAGYAYKLLIPEAYVKVKFGKSLEVWAGRRRELIGLVDSTLTSGSYAWSGNTLPMAKIQLAVTDYLPRNGLFGFKGFYAHGWFEEERFINNVMLHQKALYGRFGRPHWRLKLFAGINHEVMWGGNTERLPGSVIKNNQLPNQFSDYVNVVTATTLGNRTDIDTNRVSEFDRKNRIGNHLGTVDLAFEYTGRSFSIFAYRQNIYEDGSLFHFTNLQDGLNGLRIRNRRPPNPNGLQVQNILLEYLYTESQGGDLFLETDAQRGRDNYFNHSQYQDGWSRYGLTMGTPFISPTVDSRSNLPRYAFTNNNRVSVMHLGLSGQVLDFFRFQLKASYSENLGTYEIPFDKPVRQFSSVLSVSAPLAILNGVTANASVATDIGDLYDNSMGFFIGIRKEGQSKRRKPVDPE, encoded by the coding sequence ATGATTCCATTTAGTACAACACGTCTGCTTTTCCCTTGCCTACTATGGGTATCTTTCTGTTATGGTCAGGTAGATAAACCACTACGGTATCGCACGGAAGTGGGTACTTATTTCGCCACATCCGGTCAAACCCCATTCTGGCTCCGGGCCAATCAATACGGCATTGTTCCGAAAGATCAGGCATTTCTGACCCTTAGGCAGGGATTACGGGTTGATTATCATGATAGCCCCAAAACGAAACTCGATAGCCTTCGGGCTGCCAATCGACGAATTGACTGGGGATGGGGTGCCGAAGCCGTACTGAATGCAGGCTATGCGTACAAGTTACTGATTCCGGAAGCCTATGTAAAAGTGAAGTTTGGCAAAAGTCTGGAAGTCTGGGCGGGTCGCCGTCGGGAACTCATCGGCCTGGTCGACTCTACCCTCACATCGGGCTCTTATGCCTGGTCCGGGAATACCCTGCCGATGGCGAAAATCCAGCTTGCCGTTACTGACTATCTACCCCGGAACGGATTATTCGGCTTCAAAGGGTTTTACGCACATGGCTGGTTTGAGGAGGAACGCTTTATCAATAATGTAATGCTTCACCAGAAAGCGCTTTATGGCCGATTTGGGCGGCCTCATTGGCGGTTGAAGCTTTTTGCTGGCATTAACCATGAAGTAATGTGGGGAGGTAACACAGAACGATTACCTGGTTCAGTTATAAAAAATAATCAATTACCGAATCAGTTTAGTGATTATGTCAATGTGGTAACTGCTACTACGCTGGGGAACCGCACTGATATCGATACAAATCGGGTTAGTGAGTTCGACCGGAAGAATCGTATTGGAAATCATCTGGGAACGGTCGATCTAGCCTTTGAGTACACAGGCCGTTCATTTTCAATCTTTGCCTATCGGCAAAATATCTACGAAGATGGATCGCTCTTCCACTTCACAAACCTTCAGGACGGTTTAAATGGGCTCCGCATCCGTAATCGCAGGCCCCCTAATCCCAATGGCCTGCAGGTTCAGAACATTCTGCTGGAGTACCTCTACACGGAAAGTCAGGGAGGAGATTTGTTTTTAGAAACGGATGCCCAGCGGGGGCGCGACAATTATTTCAATCATTCGCAGTATCAGGATGGGTGGTCACGCTATGGCCTGACCATGGGAACCCCGTTTATCAGCCCAACGGTTGACAGTCGAAGTAATTTACCCAGGTATGCGTTCACCAATAACAACCGGGTATCCGTAATGCACCTGGGTCTTTCTGGACAGGTACTCGATTTCTTTCGGTTTCAACTGAAAGCCTCCTACAGTGAAAATCTGGGCACCTATGAGATACCATTTGATAAACCGGTTCGTCAATTTTCGTCTGTACTTTCGGTTTCGGCTCCACTCGCTATCCTCAAT